In Cygnus atratus isolate AKBS03 ecotype Queensland, Australia chromosome 5, CAtr_DNAZoo_HiC_assembly, whole genome shotgun sequence, a single window of DNA contains:
- the TMEM9B gene encoding transmembrane protein 9B, whose protein sequence is MAAGGGGWLRLCWLLAALAGLGAQAKNSEDVRCKCICPPYKDHSGHIYNKNVSQKDCDCLHVVEPMPVPGPDVEAYCLRCECKYEERSSVTIKVTIIIYLSILGLLLLYMVYLTLVEPILKRRLFGHSQLIQSDEDIGDHQPFANAHDVLARSRSRANVLNKVEYAQQRWKLQVQEQRKSVFDRHVVLS, encoded by the exons ATGgcagccggcggcgggggctggCTGCGCCTTTGCTGGCTGCTGGCCGCGCTGGCGGGGCTGGGCGCGCAGGCCAAG aaTTCTGAGGATGTCCGATGTAAATGTATCTGCCCTCCTTACAAAGACCATTCGGGCCATATatacaacaaaaatgtttcacagaaaGACTG TGATTGTCTTCATGTGGTTGAGCCTATGCCTGTCCCTGGACCTGATGTAGAAGCATATTGTTTACGTTGTGAATGCAAATATGAAGAGAGAAGTTCTGTCACAATTAAG GTTACAATCATCATATACCTGTCTATTTTGGGCCTACTTCTTCTGTACATGGTGTACCTTACACTGGTGGAACCTATACTGAAGAGACGTCTTTTTGGACATTCACAGCTCATACAGAGTGATGAAGACATTGGG GATCACCAGCCTTTTGCAAATGCTCATGATGTGCTGGCTCGTTCTCGGAGCCGTGCCAATGTATTGAACAAAGTGGAATATGCCCAACAGCGCTGGAAGTTGCAGGTCCAAGAGCAACGCAAATCTGTTTTTGACCGTCATGTTGTGCTGAGTTAA
- the ASCL3 gene encoding achaete-scute homolog 3, with protein MQNLMDGKSYCNVMDKLSICTDTQCVRLTRPFCADPLVTFHVYPETPNQVTCSEDVSFFPFMSEHLITENFYSEPCGFSYQVPHSSYNRSEYSCGPAFIRKRNERERQRVKCVNEGYAKLRHHLPKEYIEKRLSKVETLRAAIKYIRYLQSVLYSDSVAAEKNVVEPSQAPETINK; from the coding sequence ATGCAGAACCTGATGGATGGCAAAAGCTACTGTAACGTCATGGACAAGTTGTCCATCTGTACTGACACTCAGTGCGTACGGCTCACTAGGCCTTTCTGTGCAGACCCATTGGTCACATTTCATGTGTACCCAGAAACACCAAACCAGGTCACTTGCTCTGAAGATGTgtcattctttcctttcatgTCTGAGCATCTCATCACAGAGAACTTCTACAGTGAGCCCTGCGGCTTTTCCTACCAAGTGCCCCATTCCAGTTACAACAGAAGTGAGTACTCCTGTGGGCCAGCATTCATCAGAAAAAGGAATGAGAGGGAAAGACAGAGGGTTAAATGTGTCAATGAAGGTTATGCTAAACTGAGGCATCACCTACCTAAGGAATACATAGAGAAACGGCTTAGCAAAGTAGAGACACTCCGTGctgcaataaaatacattagGTATCTGCAGTCTGTTCTGTACAGTGATTCTGTGGCGGCAGAAAAGAATGTCGTCGAGCCAAGTCAAGCACCTGAAACaattaacaaataa
- the C5H11orf16 gene encoding uncharacterized protein C11orf16 homolog isoform X1, with the protein MAHSEGFQPIDHRYCSVMPALDKFPCFSVIPTVNPCCRSSFAAHPTWVAKPPALQRCQWINHCLPSPGPAWRRLSISGRSAGLDRNVPVLVRGERDGFYYRGTVKEEIENERGVFLVEFAEPFRSHGRHPVCMQKAVKDDILEYTNGMKHSLLPGDKVLAPWEPGMGRYGPGTVLTGIETRDPLRASEDEEITVQFWNDKKVKLPLGVALWIPPSLCGRIVEMIHMPFTSRLKPRESPDTSSCIFSCSPKTALISVCAVHSFAKHSLLFSPCWPLFHYHCGCMCCSSACVRCICCCHPWWPLPPRSLVFQRKPEEVEPSSKSSPHLLELEGVKQGESAAVAASSPSDSECDLESFPTKSDVVDSAVNTDSSHHEKPRLDESAGPKWKYWKSRQCKSQHSN; encoded by the exons ATGGCTCATTCAGAAGGGTTCCAGCCTATTGATCACAGATACTGCAGTGTGATGCCAGCTCTGGACAAATTCCCATGCTTCAGTGTCATCCCTACTGTCAACCCCTGCTGTAGGAGCTCTTTTGCAGCGCATCCCACCTGGGTCGccaagccccctgccctccAGAG GTGCCAGTGGATTAACCACTGCCTCCCATCCCCTGGCCCAGCATGGAGGAGGCTGAGCATATCAGGGAGATCAGCAGGCTTAGACAGGAATGTCCCTGTTCTGGTGAGAGGAGAACGTGATGGATTTTATTATCGTGGTACAGTAAAAGAGGAGATAGAG AATGAAAGAGGAGTGTTCCTGGTAGAGTTTGCTGAACCATTTCGGTCACATGGAAGGCATCCAGTCTGCATGCAAAAAGCAGTGAAGGATGACATCCTGGAATATACAAATGGTATGAAGCACTCCTTACTCCCTGGAGACAAAGTGCTGGCGCCTTGGGAACCAGGTATGGGGAGGTATGGCCCAGGAACTGTCCTTACTGGCATTGAGACAAGGGACCCCTTACGAG CctcagaagatgaagaaattaCGGTCCAGTTCTGGAATGACAAGAAAGTGAAACTCCCTCTAGGTGTAGCTCTGTGGATCCCTCCTAGCCTGTGTGGGAGAATTGTAGAGATGATCCACATGCCCTTCACCAGCAGGTTAAAGCCCAGAGAAAGTCCTGACACTagttcttgtattttttcctgcagtccTAAAACAGCCCtgatttctgtttgtgctgTACATAGTTTTGCTAAGCACAGCTTGCTCttctcaccctgctggccactttTCCACTATCATTGTGGTTGTATGTGCTGTTCATCAGCCTGTGTCAGGTgcatctgctgctgccatcCCTGGTGGCCTCTTCCACCCAGGTCTCTGGTCTTTCAGAGAAAACCTGAAGAGGTAGAGCCCAGCAGCAAATCCTCTCCACACCTTTTAGAACTGGAAGGTGTGAAACAAGGAGAATCAGCAGCTGTGGCAGCTTCTTCCCCTTCTGATTCAGAGTGTGATCTGGAGTCATTCCCCACGAAGAGTGATGTTGTGGACAGTGCTGTTAACACAGACTCCAGCCATCATGAGAAGCCCAGGTTAGACGAATCTGCAGGACCCAAgtggaaatactggaaaagcAGACAATGCAAGTCCCAACACAGTAATTAA
- the C5H11orf16 gene encoding uncharacterized protein C11orf16 homolog isoform X2 yields MAHSEGFQPIDHRYCSVMPALDKFPCFSVIPTVNPCCRSSFAAHPTWVAKPPALQRCQWINHCLPSPGPAWRRLSISGRSAGLDRNVPVLVRGERDGFYYRGTVKEEIENERGVFLVEFAEPFRSHGRHPVCMQKAVKDDILEYTNGMKHSLLPGDKVLAPWEPGMGRYGPGTVLTGIETRDPLRASEDEEITVQFWNDKKVKLPLGVALWIPPSLCGRIVEMIHMPFTSRV; encoded by the exons ATGGCTCATTCAGAAGGGTTCCAGCCTATTGATCACAGATACTGCAGTGTGATGCCAGCTCTGGACAAATTCCCATGCTTCAGTGTCATCCCTACTGTCAACCCCTGCTGTAGGAGCTCTTTTGCAGCGCATCCCACCTGGGTCGccaagccccctgccctccAGAG GTGCCAGTGGATTAACCACTGCCTCCCATCCCCTGGCCCAGCATGGAGGAGGCTGAGCATATCAGGGAGATCAGCAGGCTTAGACAGGAATGTCCCTGTTCTGGTGAGAGGAGAACGTGATGGATTTTATTATCGTGGTACAGTAAAAGAGGAGATAGAG AATGAAAGAGGAGTGTTCCTGGTAGAGTTTGCTGAACCATTTCGGTCACATGGAAGGCATCCAGTCTGCATGCAAAAAGCAGTGAAGGATGACATCCTGGAATATACAAATGGTATGAAGCACTCCTTACTCCCTGGAGACAAAGTGCTGGCGCCTTGGGAACCAGGTATGGGGAGGTATGGCCCAGGAACTGTCCTTACTGGCATTGAGACAAGGGACCCCTTACGAG CctcagaagatgaagaaattaCGGTCCAGTTCTGGAATGACAAGAAAGTGAAACTCCCTCTAGGTGTAGCTCTGTGGATCCCTCCTAGCCTGTGTGGGAGAATTGTAGAGATGATCCACATGCCCTTCACCAGCAG AGTGTGA
- the AKIP1 gene encoding A-kinase-interacting protein 1 has product MDGARAARTAGLARAVLERARRRREEEEEQQQPQEQERGAAAVRAAGRAGPPALHREDPERLGAAFASLASLMDRAAAECEKYYRFVPAWRCNEHEVKHICRYHSRQAGEKEFKSSKEEKNASAVESSRARTCHQHTRKACKDIYIEVSPGTYSITATSEDMVKQTHMVDISAGQSIDLTFVL; this is encoded by the exons ATGGACGGGGCGCGCGCGGCGCGGACGGCGGGGCTGGCGCGCGCCGTGCTGGAgcgggcgcggcggcggcgggaagaggaggaggagcagcagcagccccaggagcaggagcGGGGAGCGGCCGCGGTcagggctgcggggcgggcgggccCCCCGGCGCTGCACCGAGAGGACCCGGAACGCCTCGGCGCGGCCTTCGCGTCCCTCGCGAGCCTCATGGACCGAGCGGCGGCGGAGTGCGAG AAGTACTATAGATTTGTGCCAGCCTGGAGATGCAATGAGCATGAAGTCAAACACATCTGCAGATATCACAGCAGACAAGCAGGGGAAAAAGAGTTCAAGTCCTCTAAAGAAGAG aaaaatgcATCTGCAGTAGAATCCAGTCGAGCTAGAACTTGCCATCAGCAT ACCAGGAAAGCTTGCAAAGATATCTACATTGAAGTTTCTCCTGGTACCTATTCTATCACAGCAACCTCAGAGGACATGGTGAAACAAACCCACATGGTGGACATCAGTGCAGGACAAAGTATTGATTTAACTTTTGTTCTATGA